In Vicia villosa cultivar HV-30 ecotype Madison, WI linkage group LG7, Vvil1.0, whole genome shotgun sequence, the DNA window attgttttaatttatagagcacactggttgttgcttgctatcaaccctataagagaagtcgtgtattatctgaattcggtaaatggtgactggaccaattatccggctatgaaggaaatcgttgatttgtaagtgggatcgttctaaatattcgtgtatatttatatatttacttatttgtgggattgatctaaacatatgcatttatatatttgttaattagatcaatacaagtgttccgaagtcaacgggacgcacaggtatcccggactaaatcaaacaacattacttggatcaaagtgcaggtacattatttttcacaattttgcttataatatttatgctacttgataaaacaagacaactataaaatcttatttgtttttctatgtagtgtccgcaacagcgaaacagttcagattgcggatactttgttttgaggtttatgaaagaaatccttcaggcgaatccattagagattccgctcacggtatgaatttataacttaagataatttcatataatttattacatttaactaaatatatcattcatattatgtttttgttttgtagtaccttgacgaattccgtgctgctgggtacccgagacttaagttggaagaaatcaaagaggatttgtgtcacttttatattaagcaatttttcatgtaggatttgtgtcgatttgaactataatattattgatgttgtaatgatgtatatatataattttggatattataatggtattatattagtatatatatatatatatatatatatatatatatatatattgtcttactgatggctgaaattatatcgtcgaaaatatattacaggtcgaaaatattacaggttgaaaacatattacaggtcgaaaatattacaggtcgactgggaggattaaattacaggctgcacattaaaatatctcatttagcaacgacagcgcttttaaaaagcgctcttaaaggtccacctacaaaagcgcttcttagtaaaagcgctgccaaagaataataaaaaaagcataaaaaattaaaaaaaacgcaacatacgaaagcgcttttggaaaagcgctcttataggggggctaccagagcgctttttccaggaaagcgctctcataggggggcctaccggagcgttttttccagaaaaacgctcttatagggggtgcctaccagagcgctttttccagaaaaacgctcttatagggggggcctaccagagcgctttctgaagcgcttttgttacctacgccagcgctggctttcacagcgcttttaaagcccatagaaagcgcttttaaagccccagcGTGTTGTAGTGAGTTATGGGAGCCTCTACCGCAGACACGCCTAACAGAACACTTTTTGGTCTGATTATTAGTTCGGATGGTCCTAatagatagttttaaaaaaatccgCAAAAAAAACTGAGCGAATTGAATTTCTATACTCGCCAGACATCAGCTATCATTACATTCGAAGCTTTTGGACGAGGAGAAGTCTTCTTGACCCTGACCTTGATAtttgttataataattttatatatttgttatattGATTTCACGTAACAAACATGAAAATCTCTTGGAAGTTTAATTTTCTTGTGGCATTAACTCAAATGCACGTAACAATATTAACATTATGGAGATGGATTCATTCAAAAGATCACTACTGTATTATTTTAGTAAGTAATGTGTACTTTTGGTAGAAAATTCTTCAGGCTCACGTAACCATTACAACAAACATTTAGATGCaccatatatatattaatatggtttttcagaaagaaaaaaaaaaacataatattaatatattacttTCAAATTTATTATCAAATAAATCTCAACGTCAGCCGCACACAATCTCAGCGAAAAAACAATATAAACGATGGACATTTCAATATAATTTCATTTGATCTCAAATATATCAACCAAACACGGTATCTCAGCTACAAAAGAGTAAGACCAAGTCAAAGTCAGAAGTCAAAATCTAACAATAACACATGTTActttttttcaaacaaaacattCAAATACAATGAAACTACAACCAAATTACACTCTTTCTTTCTCTCCCTCTTTCTCACCAATTTCCATTTCAAAATCTCACTTTACTATATATATTCACATACAACTAACAACATAACCATCTCAATTCTTTCACAACAAACCCAACCAAAACATAACTCAATACATAACAATATATCTTTTTTCGTAAACAACAACGTTAAATTTTCTACTATGGGTTTAACTTCACGTACACTAGAAATCACGGTTATATCAGGTGAAAACATTCAGGTATCAGAGGATGCATATGTTGTCGTTCGAGGCGAGTCTCTTGATTGTTACACAACAAAAACTGTGAAAGATAACAACTCTAGTTTCCTTTCATGGAATGAGAAGTTTTTGTTGGACATGCCATTGCATGCAAGGTCAATCACGTTTGAAGTGCAATGCAAGAAATTCAAAGGTGTTCACCCTATTGGAGTGGCAAGAATCGCGGTTGCGGATTTTCTTGATGGTGGTGAATCGGAAAGTTGTATGCAAGTTTTGAGCTATAGATTGAGGGATTGGGAAGGGAGAAAAAATGGAGTTATTCATTTTGGGGTGAAGGTGGTTGTGCCGGAGAAAAGATTGGTTACGGTGGCGGAGAAGGAGGTCGTGGTGAGTGGGAAGAAATGCGGTGATAGTTTAGCTGAAATGGATTATGGTGG includes these proteins:
- the LOC131618360 gene encoding uncharacterized protein LOC131618360, which gives rise to MVDMSDLKDGALREINMDESVFGIEFKSHIAIDDLEEIFTHEQLGVGNMHSYIRLLYDRVLRGTVLSNRFCFVSSAHCSGMAIDSEPESVRQLLVDRFMSTGNSESLHLWAYNTRPVGAHWLLLAINPIREVVYYLNSVNGDWTNYPAMKEIVDLSIQVFRSQRDAQVSRTKSNNITWIKVQCPQQRNSSDCGYFVLRFMKEILQANPLEIPLTYLDEFRAAGYPRLKLEEIKEDLCHFYIKQFFM
- the LOC131618361 gene encoding BON1-associated protein 2-like, whose translation is MGLTSRTLEITVISGENIQVSEDAYVVVRGESLDCYTTKTVKDNNSSFLSWNEKFLLDMPLHARSITFEVQCKKFKGVHPIGVARIAVADFLDGGESESCMQVLSYRLRDWEGRKNGVIHFGVKVVVPEKRLVTVAEKEVVVSGKKCGDSLAEMDYGGKNSNGVVVGIPFWWNYPNII